The genomic window AGGGGGCTGTACGCCAGAATAGCCTTGTTGTGCTCGATGGAATACGGCACTACTTCCTTCTCAATGTCGCGGCGCACCATGCTGTAGGGCACTTGGTTGGAAGCCAGCTTTACCGTTTTTTCGGCTTCGGCCATCTGCTGGGCCGAGTAGTTGCTCACGCCCACGGCCCGCACCTTGCCTTGCTCCACCAGCCGGCTCACCGCTTCCATCGTCGCGTCGATGGGCGTCGTCACGTCGGGCCAGTGAATCTGGTAGAGGTCAATGTAGTCGGTGCCGAGGCGGCGCAGGCTGTCTTCGCACTCCTTGATGATGCTTTCCGGGGCGGCGTACTTGTACACGTCCAGGTCGTGGCCGCTGTTGTCCTTGGTTTTAAAGCCAAAGTCGCCCCGGGGCTCGGGCAAGTCCCAGCGCATGCCAAACTTGGTCAGGATCTGCACCTTGTCGCGGGGCAGGCCCTTGATGGCTTCGCCCACAATTTCCTCGCTCAAACCCATGCCGTAAATCGGGGCCGTGTCGATGGACGTCACGCCCAGATCGTAGGAGGCCCGAATGGCGCCCACCGCGTCGTTTTGCTCGGTGCCGCCCCACATCCAGCCGCCGGCCGCCCAGCTGCCAAACGTAATAACCGAGGCGTGCACGCCCGAGTTGCCTAACTCTTTGTACTCCATATTGCTTTTGTAAAAATGATTCCGGAAAGGCCGGCCACCAGTGGGCCAGCCATAGCCTGACTAACCGCCGGCCCGGCCCGAAGGTTACGGCCGAGCCTGATCTGGGCCCGTAGCTTTCGGGCTTTCCGGCCTCCTTGCCCCGTCGGCCGGCGCCGGTAGCGGAGCTGGGCCGGGGTGTTGCCCGGTGAAGGCGTGGCCGGGCAGCCGGGGCGTGGCACCCCGGCCACCAGCCTGATTTGCTTACCTTCGGCAATTACCCTGCGGCCGTGCGGCGGCATCTGGTGCTTGTTATCCGCTTTTTTGCCCAGCCCATGCCCTTACGCATTCTTCACGAGCTGCCCTTTCTGGCCATCTGCTACGACCCCCGCCACCACTGGCTGCTGGCCGAGTGGCACGGCTCCATCAGTCTGGCCCGGGCCCGGGAAGGTGGCGAGGCTGTTCTGGCGTGCGTGCGGACCGCGGGCAGCTCCAAGCTGCTCAACGACAACCGGCTCGTAACCGATATGTGGCTCGAAAAGCCCGACTGGCAGCAGATAAGTCTGTTTCCGCACCTCTACGCGGCGGGCCTGCGCTACATAGCCTGGGTGTACTCCCCCAATCTGTACGGCCGTTTTTCCGTTGACCACGCCCTGGACCTGGTAACCCACCCCGTAGCCCGGACCTTCGAAGACCTGGACCTGGCCCAGCAGTGGTTGCAGCACCAGTAGCGGGCCGCTCTAGCGGCGGTAGGGAAACGTGCGGGCCGAGTTGCGGACCAGCACCCGGGCCAGGGTAGCCGGGCTGGCGCTTAGCTCACCTACCTGCTGGTGGTCGAACTTCCAGACCAGCTCCCCGCTCTGGCAGTCGTGAATGGTTACGTTGGTCAGCACTTCGCTCTGGGGTACGCCAACGTTGGTGAGCATCAGCAGGGCCACGGCCACCCCATTGGGCAGGGGCTGAAACAAGGACGTTTCGCCCGACAAAACAGCATCCACGCCCAGAGCGGCCTTGAGCTCGGCCATGCTGTGGTCGTTGAGGTTGGCGTAGGTAATGCCGGCCCGCTCCAGGCGGCTGTTGGTTTCAGCCACGTTCTGAAACTGCACCGAGTAAGGGTGCTTGGTCTGGCGCAGCACCAGTTGCCTGAGCAGCTCCTGCTGCAGCTGGTAAGCCACTACTTTGCGCTGCTCCTGCTGCTTGGCCTCCCAGCGCTGCCGGCGCTTTTCCACTTCTTCCGGACTTACGTCGGTACCCACGTAGGCAATGGGCTCCAGGTGCAGTTTGTCGAGCTGCACGTCGAAGGGCAGAATGGCGACCAGCTTGTGCTGGCTCAGGGCCTGGGGCACCAGCTCCCGGGTGCTGTAGCTGCGTTGACTACAGGCGGTAGCTGCCAGGAGCAGCAGGGCAAACAAACCGGAACGAATCATAGCAGTGGGGGCAGGAAGGTGGTGGGCAAATATCCGGCTTTGGGTTCGGGAAACGAACAGGGAGGCCGGGTTATTCTCCCGGCCGGGCCCGAAACGGGTGGGCCCCCACGGCCAGGCGTTGCAGCAGCTGCACGGTGCGCTTGAGGCGGGTTTCGCTCTGCTTGGCGCTGCTCACGTGGTAGGCTATGGCCCGCCGCATACTGACGTTGTGCCGCTCGAAGCCCGCCTGGGCCTCGGGCCACTCGGCCAGGCCCTCGGCCAGCTCGGGCGGCAGGTCCACCGTGTCGGGGGTGGGGTCAAGGGCCAGCTGCACGGCTACCACCTGGCCCAGGCGCAGCCCGGCGGCCTTGCAGGTAGCCTTGTTGACCATGATGCCCTTCTCGCCGTTGCCCAGGGCCAGCAAGCCCAGCCGGATGGGGTAGCCGTTGATGGAACCCGTCAGGCGCTTGGCCTTGGGACCCAGCTCGGCCAGCACCAGCGGGGGCACCCGCACAATCTGGGTGGGCATAAAGCTGGGGCCGCCGGCTTCGAGCGGGGCCTCAAAGGCGCAGAATGATTCGGGGGTGGGCATGGGCGGCGAGGTAGCGGCGTGAACCCCGGGCGGGGCGGCGGGTGTTAGGCGCAAGTAAGCACCCGGCAAACATTTAAGCTACTTCCGGCTTATTAGGCCTGCAAAATCCTTTTGAGACATGAAAATAGAAATCTGGTCCGATATCATGTGCCCGTTCTGCTACGTGGGCAAGCGCCGCCTCGAAACCGCGCTGGCGCAGTTTCCCCACCGCGCCGAGCTGGACATCGTCTGGCGCAGCTTTGAGCTGGACCCCACCATGCAAACCAAGCCCGGCCAAAGCATTCATCAGTTGCTGGCCGAGCGCAAGGGCATGTCGGTGGAGCAGGGCCGCCAAATGAACCAGCACATGGGGCAGGTGGCCCGCGAGGTGGGCCTGGAGTTCGACTTCGACCACATGCAGCCCGTCAATACCTTCTTGGGCCACCGCTTTATCCACCTGGCCGCCCACCACGGCAAGCAGGATGCGGCCAAGGAACGGGTGCTGGCCGCCTACTTCACCGAGGGCCGCAACGTGGATGACCTCGACACGCTGGCCGAGCTGGGCGCCGAAATCGGCCTCGACCCGGCCCAGGTGCGGGCCACGCTGCAAACCGACGCCTACGCCCAGGACGTGCGCCACGACGAGTACCAGGCCCGCCAAATCGGGGTGCGGGGCGTGCCTTACTTCGTCTTCGACGACAAGTATGCCGTATCCGGCGCCCAGCCCAGTGAGCTGTTTCTGGAAGTGCTGGACAAAGTGTGGGAAGAAAAGCACCCCGCCCCCACCGTGCTGGCCTCCGGCGACGCCTGCGGCCTGGACGGCAGCAACTGCTAAGCCGCGCCCGGCCCGTATATGCCTCCACAACGGCCACTTCCCCGGCGGGAAGTGGCCGTTGTAGTTTAAAAATTCCTGAAAATGCCCCGGGACAAGTCCCGACGGCCTTCCCCGGTTCCACAAATGCTTCGGGACAAGTCCCGACGGGCTTCAGCACGTATAAAAATGCCCCGGGACAAGTCTCGAGGCATTTTTATACGTGCTGAAGGCCTTCGAGAGTAGAAGCGGCGCCCTTCATGGGTTCCGGTAGTGCCTCGCGAGTAGAAGCGGCTTACTTTTTGAACTACCAAAAGGGCTCCGCTTCGAGAAGCGGAGCGTTACCAGGCTTGCAAAACGAGAAGCGGGGGCCTACCAACGCGGCGTAAGGCGGCTGCTTCTCGAAGCGCGGCATTATGCAGGATGACGAGTGGTAATCCTTTTTACCGAATTCGTACTCCTTATAGCACGCCCAGCGCCGTCAGCTCCCGGCGCAGCTGCTCGGCCGACTGGAAATGCACCGTTTGCATGCCCACGGCCTGGGCGGCCAGAATATTTCGCTCGTTGTCGTCGATAAACAGGGCCTGGCCCGGCTCGATGCTGTAGCGGGTAAAGAGCGTGTGGTAGAAGTCGGCAAAGGGCTTGCGCGACTTCTCCGTGCCCGACACCACGATGCCCTCGAACCAGTGCAGAAACTCGAACTGCTCCAACGCCACCGGAAACGTCTCGGCCGACCAGTTGGTGAGGGCATATAAGTGGAAGCGGCCACTGGCCCGCAGCTCGGTCAGCACGTCCACGGTGCCCGGAATGGCGCCACCCAGCATTTCGGGCCAGCGCCCATAAAAGTGCTCAATCAGCTCCCGGTGCTCGGGGTGCTGCTGCACCAGCAGGGCCGTGCCCTCGGCCAGGCTGCGGCCCGCGTCCTGCTCCTCGTTCCAGTCGGGCGTGGCGACGGTGCTCAGGAAGTGGTTCATCTGCTGCTCGTCGGCAATGAGCTTCTGGTAGAGGTAGCGCGGGTTCCAGTCGATGAGCACGCCGCCCAGGTCGAAAACGATGGTGGTAATGGGGGAGGAAGTCATAGCGAAAAAACAAAAGGAAAGGCCGTGGGCCCGATTCGGCATACTTGCGGGCCGGGCCGGATGTTTTACATTTGACCGGCCCGTCCGCGGCGCGGCATTATGCCGGGCGGGCAAAGTTCTTTATTCCTACTCAATCCTACCTTATTACCGCCTCCTTCATGGCCTACTCCTTACCCATTATTTCGCTTGTCCGCGGGCTGCTGGCCGGTGCCCTGCTGGCTTTACCGTTGCTGGGCTTTAGCCAGGAAACCCGCAAAGTGACCAAAGCCGACGGTCAATGGCTCCGGGAAGTATTTTACGTGCTCAAGTCCGACAAAAACGTGCGCCACGGCCGCTACGAGGTGCACCGCAACTCCAGCTCCCAGCCCGTGGCGGTGGGCTACTACCGCCAGGGCCGCAAAGACAGCACCTGGACCGAGTATGCCCCGGAAACTGGCCGGGTGCTGGTCAAAGGCGCCTTCCACGACGACCAGCCCGTGGGCGTCTGGACCTTTTATACGCGCACCGGTATGTTGAGCCAACAGTACGACTACACCACGCACCAGGTGCTGCTCAGCCGCCCCGAGGGCCAGCAGGGCTGGGTGCTGGCGCGCCTGCCCACACCCGGCCCCGACGGCGGCCCCCAGCGCCCCGACATCGAACCGCAGTACATTGGGGGCATGTCTGCCTTGCAGGGTCACTACATGACCGTACAGTTTCCGCGCATTGGCGTAATGGGCCGGGTCAATGGCGAAGCGCAGGTCGTGGGCACCATCGGCGTCGATGGCCACGTCTCGAACTGGCGCGTGATACCCAGCAGCTGCGGCGGCTGCGACCAAGCCATGCTCGACATGCTCAAGAAGCTGCCCAACCACTGGATTCCGGCCGAGTACGGCGGGCAGCCGGTGGCCACCGAGGTGCTCTTTACCATGAAGTTTCTCGGCATTCAGCCCCGCATGTAGCGGCCGAAATGCGCCGCGCGTTGGGCTGATTCAGGGTCGGAAGGTATCTTTGAAGAAGGCGGAGCCGGCTGGCCCGGCCCCTGGCTCAAGCATACCGTCTTCAACTCCTATTTCTATTGCCTTAATGTCCTTGCGTTCAATCCGTCTTGCCCCGTTGGCTTTCGTACCACTGCTGTTGCTTATGGCCCCGCTCCGCGGCTTCGGGCAGCAAACCAAGAAAGTCACCAATTACAGCACCACGCCCATTTCCAACGAGGTGTACTACGTGCTCAAATCCGACAAAGCGGTAAAGCATGGCTCCTACACCTTATACCGGGGCCGGCAGCTGGCGTTGGCTACCCAGGGCCACTACACCCAGGGCCGCAAAGACAGCATCTGGACCAGCTACGACTTCAGCGGGACTACCGTGGTAGCCAAGGGCGCCTACCAGAACGATCAGCGCACCGGCCTCTGGGAATTCTACACCACCAAGGGTGAGCTGGAGCAGAAGTACGATTACGACGCCCGCCAGCTGGTGTACGCGCGGCCCGGCAAAAGCAAGAGCCTGTCGGTAACGCTGCGGGAGCCCACCGCCAGCGGCCAGACCTGGCCCGACGTGGCCCCGCTGTACATCGGGGGCTCGTCGGCCATTTCCGGCCAAATGATGCTGCTGCGCTACCCGCCCCAGGCCATGCGCAGTGGCGTGAGTGGCAGCGTGCAGGTAGCCTTCACCATCGGCAAGGACGGCACCTGCTCCGATTACCATGTCACGCAGGGTATCGGGGCGGGCTGCGACGAGGAAGCCCTGCGCGTGGTGCAAAGCCTGGCCAACGGCTGGATTCCGGCGCAGGTGACGGGGCAGCCCGTGGCCGTGGAGTGCGTCATTCCGGTCAAGTTTCAGCTGGGCGCCCCCACCGTGACGCCGGCCCGCTAATAGGGTGCATCACCAAAAGCAAAGGCCGGTTTCCCTCGGGAAGCCGGCCTTTGGCAATACTACGGGGTAAGTCGTGCTTACTTTTTCACGGTCACCAGGGCCCGGGCCTTGTCCACGGCCTTCATTACCCGAAACAGGTTGCCGCTCCAGATCTTGTTGATATCCTTTTCCGAGTAGCCGCGCTTGACCAGCTCCAGGGTCAGGGCGGGCAGCTCGCCCACGTCGGCCAGGCCGGTAAGGCGGGTGCCGCCGTCGAAGTCGGTGCCAATGCCGACATGGTCGATGCCGGCTACTTTGACCACGTGGTCAATCAGGTTGGCCGCATCCTGCACCGTGGCCAGGGCCACCGGATATTGCGCTTCCAGCTGGAGCAGCTCGGCCTGGGCCTGCTGCTGCTCGGCGGCTGGCAGGCCGTACACGTTCAGGAAGTTCTTGATGTTCCACTTCGCGAAGAAAGCCTGCTCGGCGGCCAGGCGCTCGGGCGTTTTGGCCTCGGTTTTCACGTAGGCGCTGTAGAGGTTGAGCTGCACCACGCCGTCGTTTTTGGCCAGGGCCCGCAGCATGTCGTCGCTCAGGTTGCGGGGCACGTTGCTCAGGGCCCGGCTGCTCGAGTGCGACGCAATAATGGGGGCTTTGGTCAGGCGCAGCACGTCATAAAAGGTCGAATCGGAGGCGTGCGACACGTCTATCATCATGCCCAGGCGGTTCATTTCCACCACGGCCTGCTTGCCGAAGGCGCTCAGGCCCTGGTGCTCGGGCCCGGTGGGGTCAGTGGCCGAGTCGCAGATGTCGTTGTTGGAGCCGTGGCAGAGGGTGATGTAGCGCACGCCCAAGTCGTAGAACGACTTCAACGAGCCCAGGTCCTGCCCGATGGGGTAGGCGTTTTCCATCCCGATGAAAATAGCCCGCTTGCCCACCCGCCGAATCTGCAGGGCCTGCTCCTCGGTGGTGGCCAAATCCAGGGCGGAAGAATGCGCCTGAATGGTGGAGCGGATGGCGTTGAAAATGGTCAGGGCTTCCTGCTTGGCCGCCGCGTTGCCTTCGGGGGTGCGCGGGCCCTGGCCCAGGTACACGGCCCAGAAAGCGCCGTCGAGGCCGCCGCGCTGCATTTTGGGCAGATCTACCTGGGCTTCCTGGGAGTCGTGGTCCTTGCTGATGTCGAAGCCCGGCTTCACCAGGTTGATGGGCGTATCCTGGTGCGAGTCGAGCACGAAAGCCTGGTTGTGAATCGTGTTGGCCTTGGTCACCAACGCCGGATCTGGCTTCTGCGCCAGGCCCAGCCCGGGGCTGAGCAGGGCCAGCAGAACGGGCAGCATACGGAAGTAAGAATTTTGCATAAAATCAGGGTGCTGAATACTGTCAGCCCTCAAAATTAATCATTAGTGCCCAGCCTACCACTGATGGGCTAAGAAGAGGAAATATGTATTTTTATGTAAATATCTAGTTAGTAATGATTTGCGTTTGAAAAATAATTCTGCATGACGAGTAGTTTTGGCTCGGCTGGTATAAAATGCCGTTGAATGAAAAAGTGCTTGGAAGCGAGGTAGTATAACTTTTGCAAGGATGGGAATGGTATTTTCAACTTGAAAAAAGGCCGACTTCGTTTTTGCCCAGCCCCAGCCCGTGGGGCATAAATAAATGCCGGTCGTACCCGCCGCCCGTCGTAGCTTTGCCGCTTGGCCATTTAACTTTCGGGCCCGTTTTATGAAAAAACAACTACTAGTTGCCATGCTGCTGGCAAGCAGCAACCTGATTTTTGCGCAGTCCGGGTTTCGGGCGGGCTACGTACTGCCGCTGAGCGGCGACACGCTGCGGGGCGAAGTTGACTACCGCGGGGAGCAGCGCAACAGCCTGCTCTGCCGGTACCGGCCCTCGGCTACCGGGGCCGTGGTAGAGTATCAGCCGGGCCAGATCCGGGCCTACGGTTTTGCCGGCGGCACCAACTACCAGAGCAAGACGCTGCCCGAGAAAACCACGGCTTCCGCCTTTTTAGAGGCGCTGGTGCTGGGGCGGGCCGAGCTGTTTCACCGCGTAGATGACCGTAACCAGGACCGCTACTACATCGGGACGGCCGCTACGGCCCCGGCGGTGCAGGCCTTGGGTATCAGCGACACCACCGTGACGCGCTACGACGAAACCCAGCACCGTAACGTAACCACCCAACAGCGGCTCTACACCTTTCGCAACGTGCTCTGGCCTATCATGGCCGATTGCCCGTCGGTGCAGACCACTGTGGCTAAAGTCGAGCTCAAGCAAACTTCGCTGATTAAGCTTGTATCGGCCTACAACACCTGCATCAACCCGGCCGCCACCAAGACATTTACTCCCAAAAACAACTCGGCTACCCGAATCAGCGTGCTCGGCGGCACACACCAGGGCACGATACGGGTGATAAATGAAGCAAACAACACCGAGCATGAGCTGGACAAGTCCCAGGGGGCAGCTTTCGGAGTTGGCCTGGATATTCCCATGCGCCGGTTTAATCCCCGGTTGTCGTTGCTGCTGCAGGCCCTGTACGTGCTGCAAAATTACCACTCGACCTACGTCGAAGCCAGTCCCAACCGCTTCAACGGCGACGACATCACCAACAACGAGGTCAAGGCGGAACTGGCTACGCTGCGGGTGCCCCTGATTTTGCGCTACAGCTTTATGCGGGGGCGGGTGCAGCCGTTTGTGGAGGCCGGCTTTTTGCCTTCGCTCAATGTGCTGCGCGACGCCAGTGTACGGTCGGAGCGGCCCCGCTTTCAGAGCGTCGACACGTACGTGTTTCCCGTGCACCGCTTCAACGTGGGCGCGGGCCTAGTGGGCGCCGGGCTTTCTATCAAAGCTGGTTCGGGCAGCGTGCAGCTCGAAATGCGCGCCGACCGTTACGACGGCACGTCGGACCCGATTCACGGCCTTGCTCTGAGTGGCACCCGCGGCCTGACTTTGCTAGCGGGCTACACGTTCGGTGGTTAAGAACGAACGTACCCGGCTTGCTTACGCTTAAGTGGCACCCCAACGTCCACAAAAAAACGCCCGGCGCAAACCGGGCGTTTTTTTGTGGACGTTGGGGTGCTAAGCTGGCTTAGCGGATGCCCCCGGTGGTAGCGCCCGAAGTAGAGCTACCCGAGGTGCTGCGGCCACTGGTGGAGCTGCCGCTGGTGCTGCCCGTGGAGCGGGTTTTGGTGCGCGTAGCTTTGCTCGACTTGCGGGTCGACGATTTGGTGCTGCTCGACGAGCCCGAGCCCGACATGGAGCCGCTGGTCATTGAGCCGGAGCCGGAGCCCGAACCGGAGCCGCTGCC from Hymenobacter chitinivorans DSM 11115 includes these protein-coding regions:
- a CDS encoding energy transducer TonB, encoding MAYSLPIISLVRGLLAGALLALPLLGFSQETRKVTKADGQWLREVFYVLKSDKNVRHGRYEVHRNSSSQPVAVGYYRQGRKDSTWTEYAPETGRVLVKGAFHDDQPVGVWTFYTRTGMLSQQYDYTTHQVLLSRPEGQQGWVLARLPTPGPDGGPQRPDIEPQYIGGMSALQGHYMTVQFPRIGVMGRVNGEAQVVGTIGVDGHVSNWRVIPSSCGGCDQAMLDMLKKLPNHWIPAEYGGQPVATEVLFTMKFLGIQPRM
- a CDS encoding energy transducer TonB, with translation MAPLRGFGQQTKKVTNYSTTPISNEVYYVLKSDKAVKHGSYTLYRGRQLALATQGHYTQGRKDSIWTSYDFSGTTVVAKGAYQNDQRTGLWEFYTTKGELEQKYDYDARQLVYARPGKSKSLSVTLREPTASGQTWPDVAPLYIGGSSAISGQMMLLRYPPQAMRSGVSGSVQVAFTIGKDGTCSDYHVTQGIGAGCDEEALRVVQSLANGWIPAQVTGQPVAVECVIPVKFQLGAPTVTPAR
- a CDS encoding YdeI/OmpD-associated family protein, yielding MRLTPAAPPGVHAATSPPMPTPESFCAFEAPLEAGGPSFMPTQIVRVPPLVLAELGPKAKRLTGSINGYPIRLGLLALGNGEKGIMVNKATCKAAGLRLGQVVAVQLALDPTPDTVDLPPELAEGLAEWPEAQAGFERHNVSMRRAIAYHVSSAKQSETRLKRTVQLLQRLAVGAHPFRARPGE
- a CDS encoding DsbA family oxidoreductase, which produces MKIEIWSDIMCPFCYVGKRRLETALAQFPHRAELDIVWRSFELDPTMQTKPGQSIHQLLAERKGMSVEQGRQMNQHMGQVAREVGLEFDFDHMQPVNTFLGHRFIHLAAHHGKQDAAKERVLAAYFTEGRNVDDLDTLAELGAEIGLDPAQVRATLQTDAYAQDVRHDEYQARQIGVRGVPYFVFDDKYAVSGAQPSELFLEVLDKVWEEKHPAPTVLASGDACGLDGSNC
- a CDS encoding aldo/keto reductase, giving the protein MEYKELGNSGVHASVITFGSWAAGGWMWGGTEQNDAVGAIRASYDLGVTSIDTAPIYGMGLSEEIVGEAIKGLPRDKVQILTKFGMRWDLPEPRGDFGFKTKDNSGHDLDVYKYAAPESIIKECEDSLRRLGTDYIDLYQIHWPDVTTPIDATMEAVSRLVEQGKVRAVGVSNYSAQQMAEAEKTVKLASNQVPYSMVRRDIEKEVVPYSIEHNKAILAYSPLQLGLLTGKIKPGQHFDASDLRATHPLFKPEFVTRVNAFLDKIRPMAESKNASLSQVVLRWTLAQPGITVALVGARNAEQAVQNAKAIDVKLSSEELDFISKELSQLQPAKA
- a CDS encoding dipeptidase, yielding MLPVLLALLSPGLGLAQKPDPALVTKANTIHNQAFVLDSHQDTPINLVKPGFDISKDHDSQEAQVDLPKMQRGGLDGAFWAVYLGQGPRTPEGNAAAKQEALTIFNAIRSTIQAHSSALDLATTEEQALQIRRVGKRAIFIGMENAYPIGQDLGSLKSFYDLGVRYITLCHGSNNDICDSATDPTGPEHQGLSAFGKQAVVEMNRLGMMIDVSHASDSTFYDVLRLTKAPIIASHSSSRALSNVPRNLSDDMLRALAKNDGVVQLNLYSAYVKTEAKTPERLAAEQAFFAKWNIKNFLNVYGLPAAEQQQAQAELLQLEAQYPVALATVQDAANLIDHVVKVAGIDHVGIGTDFDGGTRLTGLADVGELPALTLELVKRGYSEKDINKIWSGNLFRVMKAVDKARALVTVKK
- a CDS encoding HAD family hydrolase; translation: MTSSPITTIVFDLGGVLIDWNPRYLYQKLIADEQQMNHFLSTVATPDWNEEQDAGRSLAEGTALLVQQHPEHRELIEHFYGRWPEMLGGAIPGTVDVLTELRASGRFHLYALTNWSAETFPVALEQFEFLHWFEGIVVSGTEKSRKPFADFYHTLFTRYSIEPGQALFIDDNERNILAAQAVGMQTVHFQSAEQLRRELTALGVL
- a CDS encoding porin family protein, with translation MKKQLLVAMLLASSNLIFAQSGFRAGYVLPLSGDTLRGEVDYRGEQRNSLLCRYRPSATGAVVEYQPGQIRAYGFAGGTNYQSKTLPEKTTASAFLEALVLGRAELFHRVDDRNQDRYYIGTAATAPAVQALGISDTTVTRYDETQHRNVTTQQRLYTFRNVLWPIMADCPSVQTTVAKVELKQTSLIKLVSAYNTCINPAATKTFTPKNNSATRISVLGGTHQGTIRVINEANNTEHELDKSQGAAFGVGLDIPMRRFNPRLSLLLQALYVLQNYHSTYVEASPNRFNGDDITNNEVKAELATLRVPLILRYSFMRGRVQPFVEAGFLPSLNVLRDASVRSERPRFQSVDTYVFPVHRFNVGAGLVGAGLSIKAGSGSVQLEMRADRYDGTSDPIHGLALSGTRGLTLLAGYTFGG